Part of the Paenibacillus kyungheensis genome, AGACGGATACCCAAAGAGGCAGGGTGATTGTAATCACTTTTTGCAAAATAATCACCAGATGTGACCAAGTGTGTATATACATAAAAATAGAATACAAAAAAACCGTTTTAGCACTTTCTACAGAGTGTAGAAAAAGCACTAAAACGGTTTGTACGATATTAGTATCTTTTACCGATCCATCTTAATAATGATATTATACCGATGCAACAGCTGGAACATTGTCTAGTGATTCCGGTTCATCATGCTGAATAAGAGAATGTTTCTCCCATGCTCTGCTCTTCCAGCGGAAGTACATAATAACAGCACGTACCCATTCATCTGCCGCAATCGCTAACCAGATGCCTGCAAGCCCTAGATTCATTTTGAAAACAAATAGATATCCAAGTGGCAAGCTCATGCAGACCATCGAGATCAATCCCATATAGACAGGGAACTTGGCATCTCCTGACGCACGAAGTGAGTTAATAATAACAATATTACAGGTTCGTCCGGTCTCCAGTAAGAAGCTGAGCAATATGACCTGTGATGCCATTCGAATAATTTCAGGATTATCTGTGAACATACCGATCAATGGCACGCGGAAAATGATAATCAAAATATCCATTACCAGTGTAGCCGCCATCGCCCATTTCACACTGGACCATACGCGTTTGTACGCTTGGTCTTTCAGATTCGCTCCAACAAGACGACCGACAATAATCGCTGTCCCCATTCCAATCGCAATACTGAACAGATAGATAAAGGTCGAGATATTGTTAGCATACTGACGGGAAGCCATTGCTTCACTACCTAGATAAGTAACATAGAATACAAATACCAACTGACATAATTGGTAGGTTACTTGTTCTACCGCAGAAGGTACACCGATTTTCAAAATTTGCATAATATATTTCTTGGTCATACGGAAGTAATCTTTAATCTGAATACGTACTTCCATCACACGATACAATAACCAGAAGAAAATCACTGCACAGATTAGACGACTAACAATCGTAGAGATCGCTGCACCTT contains:
- a CDS encoding MATE family efflux transporter, whose protein sequence is MSAMTSTNESNAVINKQFNLFRLTWPIFLEVFLFMLMGIVDTLMLSDVSDNAVAAVGTSNQVISIAILVLEVIGNGAAIVVAQYIGSRKVLEASRITAVAITLNLTVGLLLSGTFLLLGGHLMEKMHLQGEILALAESYIAIVGGAIFLQALINTLAAVIRTYGFTKETMFVSVFMNVIHVVGNYLLIFGHWGLPQMGVQGAAISTIVSRLICAVIFFWLLYRVMEVRIQIKDYFRMTKKYIMQILKIGVPSAVEQVTYQLCQLVFVFYVTYLGSEAMASRQYANNISTFIYLFSIAIGMGTAIIVGRLVGANLKDQAYKRVWSSVKWAMAATLVMDILIIIFRVPLIGMFTDNPEIIRMASQVILLSFLLETGRTCNIVIINSLRASGDAKFPVYMGLISMVCMSLPLGYLFVFKMNLGLAGIWLAIAADEWVRAVIMYFRWKSRAWEKHSLIQHDEPESLDNVPAVASV